A section of the Kribbella voronezhensis genome encodes:
- a CDS encoding universal stress protein, whose product MATWARTGPVVVEVDGSAEGFHVVDYACLEAVRSGAELVLVAHYQARSSYNPMMPGYQPQPPGELADAALRAAVAHIRHHYGYTLQVTAVSEEGARLKVLPQAARHARLLIVGRTRTRGPQRLVAAQGNIYLTARTGCPVIVVPLNWRPSLADRKVAVGIDGTPLSLEAVEFAFRTAADREGDLTVVHAQHAPRHDDADGDVESSWVRRGDLTVSETLAGWADEYPEVKVTRFLTAKPVVEALVREGAQAGLVVLGARAGLLPVGDPVARRAVAAMACPVAIVPHHVTAKERAQRSRIVETGGDVVVPTY is encoded by the coding sequence ATGGCTACCTGGGCACGGACCGGACCGGTGGTCGTCGAGGTCGACGGCAGCGCCGAAGGATTCCATGTCGTCGACTACGCCTGCCTGGAGGCAGTACGCTCCGGCGCCGAGTTGGTGCTGGTGGCGCACTACCAGGCGCGCAGCTCGTACAACCCGATGATGCCCGGCTACCAGCCGCAGCCGCCGGGCGAGTTGGCCGACGCCGCGCTCCGCGCGGCGGTCGCGCACATTCGCCACCACTACGGCTACACACTGCAAGTCACCGCGGTCTCCGAAGAAGGTGCCCGGCTGAAGGTGCTGCCCCAGGCGGCCCGGCATGCCCGGCTGCTGATCGTCGGCCGGACCCGGACCCGCGGGCCGCAGCGCCTGGTGGCCGCGCAGGGCAACATCTACCTGACCGCGCGGACCGGCTGCCCGGTCATCGTCGTACCGCTGAACTGGCGCCCGTCGCTGGCCGACCGGAAAGTTGCCGTCGGCATCGACGGTACGCCGCTGTCCCTCGAGGCGGTCGAGTTCGCCTTCCGGACGGCTGCCGATCGTGAGGGCGACCTCACCGTGGTACACGCGCAGCACGCGCCGCGGCACGACGACGCCGACGGCGACGTCGAGAGCTCCTGGGTACGCCGCGGCGACCTGACCGTGTCGGAGACGCTGGCCGGCTGGGCCGACGAGTACCCCGAGGTCAAGGTGACGCGGTTCCTGACGGCCAAGCCGGTGGTCGAAGCACTGGTCCGTGAAGGCGCACAGGCCGGACTGGTCGTCCTGGGAGCTCGCGCCGGGCTGCTTCCGGTCGGAGATCCGGTCGCCCGGCGGGCCGTCGCCGCGATGGCTTGCCCGGTCGCGATCGTGCCGCATCACGTGACCGCGAAGGAGCGCGCGCAACGCTCGCGGATCGTCGAGACGGGTGGCGACGTCGTCGTACCGACATACTGA
- a CDS encoding GAF domain-containing sensor histidine kinase: protein MGGKENGHRTGWDEGALEFAGLSRVRLDALLQELLGRVDEIMDTQERLRALLDAVVGIGADLDLNSTLDRIVTAACELVGARYGALGVVGPDGKRLVRFITHGVTDEEIAAIGPYPEGHGILGLLIDHPTPLRLTDLAEHPRSFGFPANHPPMRSFLGVPIRTRDHAFGNLYLTEKAEGADFTEEDERTVTALAAAAGVVIDNARLYADTERRRRWHEVTAEITQLMLGDFDAQQILQLIAARAREVSGSVLGAVLLQEGGHLVIRAIDGPAAFDDYLGRSMPADRPILSDVLGGDEQVVVEDLSTLFKETGELADFPELGELGRTILAPLPAGEGSTGGILLVAAERGAVLAVTVGTDLVRMFANQATLALDRAEAQQTRSVLAVLEDRDRIARDLHDLVIQRLFATGLQLQGMHRMVRPEVQERITRSVEDIDATIRDLRGAIFELQSGPGRPSLRSDIQTLVDEYTGPLGFRPDLIVTGPIDSAVPASVRPQIVAAVRESLSNVVRHARAGSVKVEIIVTGADVTARITDDGIGITSTDRRSGLRNLEDRATALGGAVRLESNQPHGTVLELRAPLNAGPS from the coding sequence ATGGGTGGGAAAGAGAACGGGCACCGCACCGGCTGGGACGAAGGCGCGCTCGAGTTCGCCGGTCTGTCGAGGGTCCGGCTGGACGCGCTGCTGCAGGAACTGCTCGGTCGCGTCGACGAGATCATGGACACCCAGGAACGGCTCCGTGCCCTGCTCGACGCGGTGGTCGGTATCGGCGCCGACCTCGACCTGAACAGCACCCTCGACCGGATCGTGACCGCCGCCTGCGAGCTGGTCGGTGCCCGGTACGGCGCCCTGGGCGTGGTCGGCCCCGACGGTAAGCGTCTCGTCCGGTTCATCACCCACGGCGTGACCGACGAGGAGATCGCCGCGATCGGCCCGTACCCCGAAGGCCACGGCATCCTCGGTCTCCTGATCGACCACCCGACCCCGCTGCGGCTGACCGACCTGGCCGAGCATCCGCGCTCGTTCGGTTTCCCGGCCAACCATCCGCCGATGCGCAGCTTCCTCGGGGTACCGATCCGCACCCGCGACCACGCGTTCGGCAACCTCTATCTGACCGAGAAGGCCGAGGGCGCCGACTTCACCGAGGAGGACGAGCGGACGGTCACCGCCCTGGCGGCGGCGGCCGGCGTCGTGATCGACAACGCCCGCCTGTACGCCGATACCGAGCGCCGCCGCCGCTGGCACGAGGTCACGGCCGAGATCACCCAGTTGATGCTCGGCGACTTCGACGCCCAGCAGATCCTGCAGCTGATCGCCGCCCGGGCCCGTGAGGTGTCGGGCTCGGTGCTCGGCGCCGTGCTGCTGCAGGAAGGCGGCCACCTGGTGATCCGGGCCATCGACGGACCGGCGGCCTTCGACGACTACCTCGGCCGCTCGATGCCGGCCGACCGGCCGATCCTGAGCGACGTCCTCGGCGGGGACGAGCAGGTCGTGGTCGAGGACCTGTCCACGCTCTTCAAGGAGACCGGTGAACTGGCGGACTTCCCCGAACTGGGTGAGCTCGGCCGGACCATCCTGGCCCCGCTGCCGGCCGGCGAAGGCAGTACGGGCGGAATCCTGCTGGTCGCCGCCGAGCGCGGGGCCGTTCTCGCCGTGACGGTGGGAACGGACCTGGTCCGGATGTTCGCCAACCAGGCGACACTGGCCCTCGATCGGGCCGAGGCCCAGCAGACACGCTCGGTCCTGGCGGTGCTCGAGGACCGCGACCGGATCGCCAGGGATCTGCACGACCTCGTCATCCAGCGGCTGTTCGCCACCGGCCTGCAACTGCAGGGCATGCACCGGATGGTCCGCCCGGAGGTCCAGGAACGCATCACCCGGTCGGTCGAGGACATCGATGCCACCATCCGCGACCTGCGCGGCGCGATCTTCGAACTGCAGAGCGGTCCCGGCAGACCGTCGCTACGCTCCGACATCCAGACCCTGGTCGACGAGTACACCGGCCCGCTGGGCTTCCGCCCCGACCTGATCGTCACCGGCCCGATCGACAGCGCCGTTCCCGCGTCGGTGCGGCCGCAGATCGTCGCCGCCGTTCGTGAGTCGCTGTCCAACGTGGTCCGGCACGCCCGGGCCGGCAGCGTCAAGGTCGAGATCATCGTCACCGGCGCCGACGTCACCGCCCGGATCACCGACGACGGGATCGGTATCACTTCGACCGACCGGCGCAGCGGCTTGCGCAACCTCGAGGACAGGGCCACCGCATTGGGTGGTGCCGTACGGCTGGAGTCCAACCAGCCGCACGGCACCGTGCTGGAACTACGCGCGCCCCTCAACGCCGGCCCCAGCTGA